A single window of Longimicrobium sp. DNA harbors:
- a CDS encoding PBP1A family penicillin-binding protein, which translates to MTDPQDQPRVRNIYRGGYFPRVRQRWEEFVATAKYAAKNPRGWVRDTLRRDAEFFLHLVDATVGALGASLRDRKRRRWVLGAFALVGFIPAFMWERCGFMGCPDVARVASLQPGGAATVYDADGGILARLTPVRWEVVRITRLPKYVPQAFVAVEDQRYYSHHGVDWRRFLGTTARNLMPGGRSQGASTITMQVARNVFPDRLPASERTIKRKLLEIRVATEIEGKYDKDQILQTYLNQIYFGEGVYGIESAARIYFGKHAANLTLPEAALLAGLPKAPTNYNPRRNPDRSLARRNLILGLMAQQGRITPLERDQSRAAGLKLARLETEQQRRRAPYFVEMVRRVLEERMGEQLYAGALRIRTGLDPRAQAAAEKQLEAQIRRVEGGVFGRFEGPRRKDATVGAETPYLQGSAVLMDARTGDVRAWVGGRSFEDSRFDRISQGFRQPGSAFKPFVWAAAIERGVALTDTFIDEPLRRTMPAGDVWEPRNFDGRFRGPVSVRNALRWSVNTVAVRLAERAGLDEVSSEARRMGITAKVPALPSVAIGAAALRPLELVRAYTAFATLGSRVEPRFVTRVENAAGEVLWEPGVRRRRVLDPGVAFLVTDAMRDVVDRGTGRKARDVGLRGPAAGKTGTTNGATDAWFVGFTPDVVGAVWIGFDRGRPITARGSGGELAAPVWGRMVRAAANGRVPVAWEPPGGVVERKVAVSGLRVISPGCRARGASFDEYFLRRAVPPSVCPRGAPDAPPWWERAVDAAETQVREWVREQSARVWRDVRRRAGFPVDGSAPRAEQSTRPRREEPEAREPAGVADPVTPGPRDSIFIPPVQVDTISL; encoded by the coding sequence ATGACCGATCCCCAAGACCAGCCCCGCGTCAGGAACATTTACCGAGGCGGCTACTTTCCGCGCGTGCGCCAGCGCTGGGAGGAGTTCGTCGCGACGGCGAAGTATGCCGCAAAGAACCCGCGCGGGTGGGTGCGCGACACGCTGCGGCGCGACGCGGAGTTCTTTCTGCACCTGGTGGACGCCACGGTAGGGGCGCTCGGCGCGTCGCTGCGCGATCGGAAGCGGCGCAGGTGGGTGCTGGGGGCGTTTGCGCTGGTGGGGTTCATCCCCGCGTTCATGTGGGAGCGGTGCGGGTTCATGGGGTGCCCGGACGTGGCGCGCGTGGCATCGCTGCAGCCCGGCGGCGCGGCGACGGTCTACGATGCGGACGGCGGCATCCTGGCGCGGCTCACGCCCGTGCGCTGGGAGGTGGTGAGGATCACGCGGCTTCCGAAGTACGTGCCGCAGGCGTTCGTGGCGGTGGAGGACCAGCGTTACTATTCACACCACGGGGTGGACTGGCGGCGCTTCCTGGGAACGACGGCGCGCAACCTGATGCCGGGCGGGCGCAGCCAGGGCGCCAGCACCATCACCATGCAGGTGGCGCGAAACGTCTTCCCGGACCGCCTCCCCGCCTCCGAACGCACCATCAAGCGCAAGCTGCTGGAGATCCGCGTCGCGACGGAAATCGAGGGGAAGTACGACAAGGACCAGATCCTCCAGACGTACCTCAACCAGATCTACTTCGGCGAGGGGGTCTACGGGATCGAGTCGGCCGCGCGGATCTACTTTGGGAAGCACGCGGCGAACCTGACGCTGCCGGAAGCCGCGCTGCTGGCGGGGCTTCCCAAGGCGCCCACCAACTACAACCCGCGCCGCAACCCCGATCGATCGCTCGCCCGGCGCAACCTGATCCTGGGGCTGATGGCGCAGCAGGGGCGGATCACGCCCCTGGAGCGTGACCAGTCACGCGCGGCGGGGCTGAAGCTGGCGCGCCTGGAGACGGAGCAGCAGCGGCGGCGGGCGCCGTACTTCGTGGAGATGGTGCGGCGCGTGCTGGAAGAGCGCATGGGGGAGCAGTTGTACGCGGGGGCGCTGCGCATCCGCACCGGGCTGGACCCGCGCGCGCAGGCCGCCGCCGAGAAGCAGCTGGAGGCGCAGATCCGGCGCGTGGAGGGCGGCGTGTTCGGGCGCTTCGAGGGTCCGCGCCGCAAGGACGCGACAGTAGGCGCCGAGACGCCGTACCTGCAGGGGAGCGCCGTGCTGATGGACGCGCGCACCGGCGACGTGCGGGCGTGGGTGGGCGGACGGTCGTTCGAGGATTCGCGCTTCGACCGCATCTCGCAGGGATTCCGGCAGCCGGGGTCGGCGTTCAAGCCGTTCGTGTGGGCGGCGGCGATCGAGCGCGGCGTGGCGCTCACCGACACCTTCATCGACGAGCCGCTGCGCCGCACCATGCCCGCCGGCGACGTGTGGGAGCCGCGCAACTTCGACGGGCGCTTCCGCGGTCCCGTGTCGGTGCGCAACGCGCTGCGCTGGTCCGTGAACACGGTGGCGGTGCGGCTGGCCGAGCGCGCGGGGCTGGACGAGGTCAGCTCCGAGGCGCGGCGCATGGGGATCACGGCCAAGGTGCCCGCGCTTCCGTCGGTGGCGATCGGCGCGGCGGCGCTGCGGCCGCTGGAGCTGGTGAGGGCGTACACCGCCTTCGCCACGCTGGGGTCGCGGGTGGAGCCACGCTTCGTGACGCGGGTGGAGAACGCGGCGGGGGAGGTGCTGTGGGAGCCCGGCGTGCGGCGCCGGCGCGTGCTGGACCCCGGCGTCGCCTTCCTGGTGACCGACGCCATGCGCGACGTGGTGGACCGGGGCACCGGCCGCAAGGCGCGCGACGTCGGCCTGCGCGGCCCGGCGGCGGGGAAGACGGGGACCACCAACGGCGCCACGGATGCGTGGTTCGTCGGCTTCACGCCGGACGTGGTGGGCGCGGTGTGGATCGGCTTCGACCGCGGGCGCCCCATCACGGCGCGCGGCTCCGGAGGCGAGCTGGCGGCGCCGGTGTGGGGGCGCATGGTGCGCGCGGCGGCCAACGGGCGCGTGCCGGTGGCGTGGGAGCCGCCGGGCGGAGTGGTGGAGCGCAAGGTGGCGGTGTCCGGGCTGCGCGTGATCTCGCCGGGGTGCCGGGCCCGGGGCGCGTCGTTCGACGAGTACTTCCTGCGCCGCGCCGTGCCGCCCAGCGTCTGCCCCCGCGGCGCCCCGGACGCCCCGCCCTGGTGGGAGCGCGCCGTCGATGCCGCGGAGACGCAGGTGCGCGAGTGGGTGCGCGAGCAGTCCGCCCGCGTGTGGCGCGACGTGCGCCGCCGCGCCGGCTTCCCGGTGGACGGCTCCGCGCCGCGTGCCGAGCAGTCGACGCGCCCGCGCCGCGAAGAGCCTGAGGCGCGCGAGCCGGCGGGAGTGGCCGACCCCGTGACGCCGGGGCCGCGCGACAGCATCTTCATCCCGCCGGTGCAGGTAGACACCATCTCGCTGTAG
- a CDS encoding DEAD/DEAH box helicase has protein sequence MHFNELNLAPELVRNVLALGYEIPTPIQQQAIPAALEGRDVLGRAPTGTGKTAAFMLPTLHRLRGKEGLRALVLCPTRELAIQVGESARDYSRGSELFVGVVYGGVPLDKDMRGLRAGYEILVATPGRLIDHIERGNIDLSKVEVLVLDEADRMLDMGFRPQINEVMRRMPKEGRQTLFFSATMPNSVKSLAYDILRDPVTVEAAPKVQAAEGVDQFVYPVDARQKTGLLLELLLKPEFKSALVFCRTKFGADRVAQAVARAGIKVEAMHSDRNMQQRVRALESFRSGEVQVLVATDVAQRGIDVDGISHVINYDAPKDPEGYVHRVGRTARAGETGVAITLMSGGEIGDVAAVEQLLGARIPRVNVPGYSFFVADTPLILGEDGEPAPPVEQAPMPQTKRAAQKEARTTRGRKSGELSQEDLAKLLRVG, from the coding sequence ATGCATTTCAACGAGCTGAACCTCGCGCCCGAGCTGGTACGCAACGTCCTGGCGCTCGGGTACGAAATCCCCACCCCCATCCAGCAGCAGGCCATCCCCGCCGCCCTCGAAGGGCGGGACGTGTTAGGCCGCGCCCCCACCGGGACGGGCAAGACGGCCGCCTTCATGCTTCCTACGCTGCACCGGCTGCGCGGCAAGGAAGGGCTCCGCGCTCTCGTCCTCTGCCCCACGCGCGAGCTGGCGATCCAGGTGGGCGAGTCCGCGCGGGACTACTCGCGCGGCAGCGAGCTGTTCGTGGGCGTGGTGTACGGCGGCGTGCCGCTGGACAAGGACATGCGCGGCCTGCGCGCCGGCTACGAGATCCTCGTGGCCACGCCGGGGCGCCTGATCGACCACATCGAGCGCGGCAACATCGACCTCTCCAAGGTCGAGGTGCTGGTGCTGGACGAAGCCGACCGGATGCTGGACATGGGCTTCCGCCCGCAGATCAACGAGGTGATGCGCCGGATGCCAAAGGAAGGGCGGCAGACGCTCTTCTTCAGCGCCACCATGCCCAACTCGGTGAAGTCGCTGGCCTACGACATCCTCCGCGACCCGGTCACGGTGGAGGCGGCGCCCAAGGTGCAGGCCGCCGAGGGCGTGGACCAGTTCGTCTACCCGGTGGACGCGCGCCAGAAGACGGGGCTCCTGCTGGAGCTGCTGCTGAAGCCGGAGTTCAAGAGCGCCCTCGTGTTCTGCCGCACCAAGTTCGGCGCGGACCGCGTGGCGCAGGCCGTGGCCCGCGCCGGCATCAAGGTGGAGGCGATGCACAGCGACCGGAACATGCAGCAGCGCGTCCGCGCGCTGGAGTCGTTCCGCAGCGGCGAGGTGCAGGTGCTGGTGGCTACGGACGTGGCGCAGCGCGGGATCGACGTGGACGGCATCTCGCACGTCATCAACTACGACGCGCCCAAAGACCCGGAAGGATACGTGCACCGCGTGGGCCGCACCGCGCGCGCCGGCGAGACGGGCGTGGCGATCACCCTCATGTCGGGCGGCGAGATCGGCGACGTGGCGGCGGTGGAGCAGCTCCTTGGCGCGCGCATCCCGCGCGTCAACGTCCCCGGCTACTCCTTCTTCGTGGCCGACACCCCGCTGATTCTGGGCGAGGATGGCGAGCCGGCCCCGCCGGTGGAGCAGGCCCCGATGCCGCAGACCAAGCGCGCCGCCCAGAAGGAGGCCCGCACCACGCGCGGCCGCAAGAGTGGCGAGCTGTCGCAGGAAGATCTGGCGAAGCTGCTGCGGGTGGGCTGA
- a CDS encoding HigA family addiction module antitoxin, with product MNRLPKNRPPTHPGEMLLNEFIVPHGLSLAETARRLRISYPRLHETVKGRRGVTIDTALRLQRMFEMDADFWLNLQRGWDLWHALRSPLAEELEAIPALKRA from the coding sequence ATGAATCGGCTGCCAAAGAACCGCCCGCCCACGCATCCGGGCGAAATGCTCCTGAACGAGTTCATCGTCCCGCACGGGCTCTCGCTCGCGGAAACCGCGCGGCGCCTGCGCATCTCGTATCCGCGGCTCCACGAGACCGTAAAGGGGCGGCGCGGCGTAACCATCGACACGGCGCTGCGGCTCCAGCGCATGTTCGAGATGGACGCGGATTTCTGGCTCAACCTCCAGCGCGGTTGGGATCTGTGGCACGCGCTCCGCTCGCCGCTGGCGGAGGAGCTGGAGGCCATTCCGGCGCTCAAGCGAGCGTAA
- a CDS encoding 2-oxoglutarate dehydrogenase E1 component, which yields MADLREFTGPNAAYVLDLYDRFLSDPASVDEEWRGYFASFSPTGEPAAAGTTAAATPADVDRIVAARELARSIRARGHTAAKLDPLGQESPVDPSLDPAFHGISEADLAALPASVARSAPDGTTDALSAIRRLREIYSGTTGYEFLHLPDADERGWLRDAIESGRFNQPLPAPRRRALLERLSQVQGFENFLHRAFFGQKRFSLEGTDTMVPMLDEIIREAAGAGARDVLIGMAHRGRLNVLTHVLGKPYEMMVEAFLSAQHVPGGDAAQNSDEPSGDVKYHMGWQDEREVEGARVRVTLSPNPSHLEFVNPVVVGMTRASQDDTTGPGAPRHEKAAAVAVLIHGDAAFPGQGVVPETFNMMSLPGYTVGGTIHLIANNQIGFTTNPEQDRSTRYSSDLAKGFEVPVVHVNADDAEACINAARLAHAYRQRFGKDFVIDLVGYRRWGHNEGDEPAFTQPRMYDVIKDHPTVRDILARRLADEGVVPRDEADAMLQGATARLGEILDRIKGGDHAAHGHDDAPSRNGKHGVETAVPAERLTVLNEAMLARPEGFTPNAKLERLLQKRRDAMGAEGGIDWGHAEALAFASLLQDGIPVRITGQDVERGTFSHRHAVLNDAVTGKKLNVFHQIADARATFEIHNSPLTEMAVVGFEYGYTMADPTALVVWEAQFGDFVNGAQVMIDQYLAASYQKWGERSGLVLLLPHGYEGQGPEHSSARLERFLQLSAEGNFRVANCTTSAQYFHLLRRQATLLSTDARPLVVMSPKSLLRHALAASRLEQLASGTFRPVLLDVPEERAAQITRLVLCSGKVYVDLVGSGEEQRAERAAIAGLERVAIGRVEELYPFPEEQLAKSLAALPALREVVWTQEEPRNMGAWSFVEPRLRALLPEGVELGYAGRPPRASPAEGYAHRHTAEQNRIVRAALADAPDAAPMRASFIGKRK from the coding sequence ATGGCAGACCTTCGCGAATTCACCGGGCCCAACGCGGCCTACGTGCTGGACCTGTACGACCGCTTCCTGAGCGACCCCGCCTCGGTGGACGAGGAGTGGCGCGGCTACTTCGCATCCTTTTCGCCGACCGGCGAGCCCGCGGCCGCCGGCACCACGGCCGCAGCCACTCCCGCGGACGTGGACCGGATCGTGGCGGCGCGGGAGCTGGCGCGCTCCATCCGGGCCCGCGGGCACACCGCGGCGAAGCTGGACCCGCTCGGCCAGGAGTCGCCGGTGGACCCGTCGCTGGACCCCGCGTTCCACGGGATCAGCGAGGCAGACCTGGCCGCGCTCCCCGCTTCGGTGGCTCGCAGCGCGCCGGACGGGACGACAGACGCACTCTCCGCGATCAGGCGGCTGAGGGAGATCTACTCGGGCACCACGGGCTACGAGTTCCTCCACCTTCCGGACGCGGACGAGCGCGGCTGGCTGCGCGACGCCATCGAAAGCGGGCGCTTCAACCAACCCCTCCCCGCCCCGCGGCGGCGCGCGCTGCTGGAGCGGCTCTCGCAGGTGCAGGGGTTCGAGAACTTCCTCCACCGCGCCTTCTTCGGCCAGAAGCGCTTCTCGCTGGAAGGGACCGACACCATGGTCCCCATGCTGGACGAGATCATCCGCGAGGCGGCCGGCGCCGGCGCGCGCGACGTGCTGATCGGCATGGCGCACCGGGGGCGGCTCAACGTGCTGACGCACGTGCTCGGCAAGCCGTACGAGATGATGGTGGAGGCGTTCCTGAGCGCCCAGCACGTCCCCGGCGGCGACGCGGCGCAGAACTCGGACGAGCCCTCGGGCGACGTCAAGTACCACATGGGGTGGCAGGACGAGCGCGAGGTGGAGGGCGCCCGCGTGCGCGTGACCCTCTCGCCCAACCCCAGCCACCTGGAGTTCGTCAACCCCGTGGTCGTGGGAATGACGCGCGCGTCGCAGGACGACACCACCGGCCCCGGCGCGCCCCGCCACGAAAAGGCCGCCGCGGTCGCGGTGCTGATCCACGGCGACGCGGCGTTCCCCGGTCAGGGCGTGGTGCCTGAGACGTTCAACATGATGTCGCTCCCCGGCTACACGGTGGGCGGCACCATCCACCTCATCGCCAACAACCAGATCGGCTTCACCACGAACCCGGAGCAGGACCGCTCGACCCGGTACTCGAGCGACCTGGCCAAGGGCTTCGAGGTGCCGGTGGTGCACGTGAACGCCGACGACGCGGAGGCGTGCATCAACGCCGCCCGGCTGGCGCACGCGTACCGGCAGCGCTTCGGCAAGGACTTCGTCATCGACCTGGTGGGCTACCGGCGGTGGGGGCACAACGAGGGCGACGAGCCCGCGTTCACCCAGCCGCGCATGTACGACGTCATCAAGGACCACCCCACCGTGCGCGACATCCTGGCGCGCCGGCTGGCGGACGAGGGCGTGGTGCCGCGGGACGAGGCGGACGCGATGCTCCAGGGCGCCACGGCGCGCCTCGGCGAGATCCTGGACCGCATCAAGGGTGGCGACCACGCCGCCCACGGCCACGACGATGCCCCGTCGCGCAACGGCAAGCACGGGGTGGAGACCGCCGTGCCCGCCGAGCGTCTGACCGTGCTCAACGAGGCGATGCTGGCGCGGCCGGAGGGGTTCACTCCCAACGCGAAGCTGGAGCGCCTCCTCCAGAAGCGCCGCGACGCGATGGGTGCGGAGGGCGGCATCGACTGGGGCCACGCCGAGGCGCTGGCCTTCGCGTCGCTGCTGCAGGACGGCATCCCGGTGCGCATCACGGGGCAGGACGTGGAGCGCGGCACCTTCAGCCATCGCCACGCCGTGCTCAACGACGCGGTCACCGGCAAGAAGCTGAACGTCTTCCACCAGATCGCCGACGCGCGGGCGACATTCGAGATCCACAACTCGCCGCTCACCGAGATGGCGGTGGTGGGCTTCGAGTACGGCTACACGATGGCCGATCCCACCGCGCTGGTGGTGTGGGAGGCGCAGTTCGGCGACTTCGTGAACGGCGCGCAGGTGATGATCGACCAGTACCTGGCCGCGTCGTACCAGAAGTGGGGCGAGCGGAGCGGGCTGGTGCTCCTGCTTCCGCACGGCTACGAGGGGCAGGGTCCGGAGCACTCGTCCGCGCGGCTGGAGCGCTTCCTCCAGCTCTCGGCGGAGGGGAACTTCCGGGTGGCCAACTGTACCACGTCCGCGCAGTACTTCCACCTGCTGCGGCGCCAGGCGACGCTCCTGTCGACCGACGCGCGCCCACTGGTGGTGATGAGCCCCAAGAGCCTCCTGCGCCACGCGCTGGCGGCCAGCCGGCTGGAGCAGCTGGCGAGCGGCACCTTTCGCCCGGTGCTGCTGGACGTGCCGGAGGAGCGCGCCGCGCAGATCACCCGGCTGGTGCTGTGCAGCGGCAAGGTGTACGTGGACCTGGTGGGCTCCGGCGAGGAGCAGCGCGCCGAGCGCGCCGCCATCGCCGGGCTGGAGCGCGTGGCGATTGGGCGGGTGGAGGAGCTGTACCCCTTCCCCGAGGAGCAGCTGGCGAAGTCACTTGCCGCGCTCCCCGCCCTGCGCGAGGTCGTGTGGACGCAGGAGGAGCCGCGCAACATGGGCGCGTGGAGCTTCGTGGAGCCGCGCCTGCGTGCCCTCCTTCCGGAAGGCGTGGAGCTCGGCTACGCGGGCCGCCCGCCGCGCGCCTCCCCCGCCGAGGGCTACGCGCACCGGCACACCGCGGAGCAGAACCGAATCGTGCGCGCGGCATTGGCCGATGCGCCGGACGCGGCGCCGATGCGGGCGTCGTTCATTGGAAAGCGAAAGTAG
- the odhB gene encoding 2-oxoglutarate dehydrogenase complex dihydrolipoyllysine-residue succinyltransferase: MPVEIRVPPLGESVVEATVGRWTKQEGQPVAKDEILVELETDKITVEVAAPQAGVLGRIVKNEGDTVGVNELLAELGEGAGAAEQPPAEAAAPAAAPAAAPEVAEHVGEGAQTSPAVRTLAADNNLDLAQIRGSGPNGRITKEDVLKVIEDGRARAQQQPAAAPAAPAPAVQAAPPRPQPAPTAPAAPGREKRERMSRRRQTIARRLVEAQQTTASLTTFNEVDMSAVMKLRKERQDAFVKQHGIKLGFMSFFTKSVIAALKQFPRINAEIQGDEMVLKQHYDIGIAVGAEEGLVVPVIRDADKKSFAALEKEIADLGARARDGKLTLEELQGGTFTITNGGTFGSMLSTPILNPPQVGILGMHNIVERPVAVNGQVEIRPIMYVALTYDHRIVDGSEAVRFLVTVKRNIEDPLNLLLEG; this comes from the coding sequence ATGCCGGTTGAGATCCGCGTTCCGCCGTTGGGCGAGTCGGTGGTGGAGGCCACGGTCGGCCGCTGGACCAAGCAGGAGGGCCAGCCCGTCGCCAAGGACGAGATCCTGGTGGAGCTGGAGACGGACAAGATCACCGTCGAGGTCGCGGCCCCGCAGGCCGGCGTCCTCGGGCGGATCGTCAAGAACGAAGGCGACACCGTCGGCGTCAACGAGCTGCTGGCCGAGCTGGGCGAGGGCGCCGGCGCTGCCGAGCAGCCGCCCGCGGAGGCCGCGGCTCCGGCCGCCGCGCCGGCTGCCGCTCCCGAGGTGGCCGAGCACGTCGGCGAGGGGGCACAGACCTCGCCCGCCGTGCGCACCCTGGCGGCGGACAACAACCTGGACCTCGCGCAGATCCGCGGCTCTGGCCCCAACGGGCGCATCACCAAGGAAGACGTCCTCAAGGTGATCGAGGACGGCCGCGCGCGCGCCCAGCAGCAGCCTGCCGCCGCACCCGCCGCACCGGCGCCCGCCGTGCAGGCCGCGCCCCCGCGCCCGCAGCCGGCCCCCACCGCGCCGGCCGCACCGGGCCGCGAGAAGCGCGAGCGGATGTCGCGCCGCCGCCAGACGATCGCGCGGCGGCTGGTGGAGGCGCAGCAGACCACGGCGTCGCTCACCACCTTCAACGAGGTGGACATGAGCGCGGTGATGAAGCTGCGCAAGGAGCGGCAGGACGCGTTCGTGAAGCAGCACGGCATCAAGCTCGGATTCATGTCGTTCTTTACCAAGTCGGTGATCGCCGCCCTCAAGCAGTTCCCGCGCATCAACGCGGAGATCCAGGGCGACGAGATGGTCCTCAAGCAGCACTACGACATCGGCATCGCCGTCGGCGCCGAGGAAGGGCTCGTGGTGCCCGTGATCCGCGACGCGGACAAGAAGAGCTTCGCCGCGCTGGAGAAGGAGATCGCCGACCTGGGGGCCCGCGCGCGTGACGGGAAGCTGACGCTGGAGGAGCTGCAGGGCGGCACCTTCACCATCACCAACGGCGGCACCTTTGGGTCGATGCTCTCCACGCCCATCCTCAACCCGCCGCAGGTCGGCATCCTGGGGATGCACAACATCGTGGAGAGGCCCGTCGCCGTGAACGGCCAGGTGGAGATCCGCCCCATCATGTACGTCGCCCTCACCTACGACCACCGCATCGTGGACGGCAGCGAGGCGGTGCGCTTCCTGGTCACGGTGAAGCGGAACATCGAGGATCCGCTCAACCTGCTCCTCGAAGGCTGA
- a CDS encoding antitoxin family protein produces MTNAVRAVVHDGKIEPLDRLDLPEGTRLLITVVPDDEQDFWTGASQPSLDMVWGNEEDDVYGQLV; encoded by the coding sequence ATGACGAACGCCGTGCGCGCTGTCGTTCACGACGGGAAGATCGAGCCTCTGGACCGGCTCGACCTTCCCGAGGGCACGCGGCTGCTCATCACCGTCGTTCCCGATGACGAGCAGGATTTCTGGACGGGCGCGAGCCAGCCGTCGCTAGACATGGTCTGGGGCAACGAGGAAGACGACGTCTATGGCCAGCTGGTCTAG
- the lpdA gene encoding dihydrolipoyl dehydrogenase, giving the protein MAETLEFDLVVLGGGPGGYVAAIRAAQMGFKTACIEKEPALGGTCLRVGCIPSKALLDSSELFEQIRHKAELHGIRVEGATVDVPTMLARKDAVVKSLTQGVAGLFKKNKIEWIRGFGRMTSPETIEVTGESGTQTVRGKTIILAPGSVPVELPFLKFDHERIIDSTGAQFIPAVPEHLVIVGGGVIGMELGSVWLRLGAKVTILEAMPTILTGLDGEVVKTADRVFRKQGFDIRTGARVTGAERQGDKVVVSVEGQDSIEADYLLVSVGRRAYTEGMGFAEAGIRMERGVIQVDTRYHTGVGNVYAIGDAIGGRMLAHKAEDEGVAAVEIAAGKHGHVNYDAVANIVYTWPEIASVGATEEELKAQGIEYKTGKFPFLANGRAKAMGETDGFVKILADARTDRMLGAHIIGPRASDLIAQLATAIEFQASAEDIARTVHAHPTLPEAVKEAALGVDGRMIHL; this is encoded by the coding sequence ATGGCGGAGACACTGGAATTCGACCTCGTCGTGCTCGGCGGCGGGCCCGGCGGGTACGTGGCGGCGATCCGCGCGGCGCAGATGGGCTTCAAGACGGCGTGCATCGAAAAGGAGCCGGCGCTGGGCGGCACCTGCCTGCGCGTGGGGTGCATCCCCAGCAAGGCGCTCCTCGACTCGTCCGAGCTCTTTGAGCAGATCCGCCACAAGGCCGAGCTGCACGGCATCCGCGTGGAGGGCGCGACCGTGGACGTCCCCACCATGCTCGCCCGCAAGGACGCGGTAGTGAAGTCGCTCACGCAGGGCGTCGCCGGGCTATTCAAGAAGAACAAGATCGAGTGGATCAGGGGCTTCGGGCGCATGACCTCGCCGGAGACCATCGAGGTGACGGGGGAGAGCGGCACGCAGACGGTGCGCGGGAAGACGATCATCCTGGCGCCGGGCTCCGTCCCCGTCGAGCTCCCCTTCCTGAAGTTCGACCATGAGCGGATCATCGACTCCACCGGCGCGCAGTTCATCCCCGCCGTCCCGGAGCACCTGGTGATCGTGGGCGGCGGCGTGATCGGGATGGAGCTGGGGAGCGTCTGGCTGCGGCTGGGCGCCAAGGTCACCATCCTGGAGGCGATGCCCACCATCCTCACCGGCCTGGACGGCGAGGTGGTGAAGACGGCGGACCGCGTCTTCCGCAAGCAGGGCTTCGACATCCGCACCGGCGCGCGCGTGACCGGCGCGGAGCGGCAGGGCGACAAAGTCGTGGTCAGCGTCGAAGGTCAGGACTCAATCGAGGCGGACTACCTTCTGGTGTCGGTCGGGCGGCGCGCTTACACGGAAGGGATGGGCTTCGCGGAGGCCGGGATCCGCATGGAGCGCGGCGTGATCCAGGTGGATACCCGATACCACACCGGCGTCGGCAACGTGTACGCCATCGGCGACGCGATCGGCGGGCGGATGCTGGCGCACAAGGCGGAGGACGAGGGCGTGGCCGCGGTGGAGATCGCCGCGGGGAAGCACGGCCACGTCAACTACGACGCCGTCGCCAACATCGTCTACACCTGGCCCGAGATCGCCTCCGTCGGCGCCACCGAGGAGGAGCTGAAGGCGCAGGGGATCGAGTACAAGACCGGCAAGTTCCCCTTCCTGGCCAACGGACGCGCCAAGGCGATGGGCGAGACCGACGGCTTCGTGAAGATACTGGCCGACGCCCGCACGGACCGGATGCTGGGTGCGCACATCATCGGCCCGCGCGCCTCGGACCTGATCGCGCAGCTCGCCACCGCCATCGAGTTCCAGGCCTCCGCCGAGGACATCGCGCGCACGGTCCACGCGCACCCGACGCTGCCCGAGGCGGTGAAGGAAGCCGCGCTGGGGGTGGATGGAAGGATGATCCACCTGTAG